The Paramisgurnus dabryanus chromosome 6, PD_genome_1.1, whole genome shotgun sequence genome has a window encoding:
- the LOC135748446 gene encoding CMP-N-acetylneuraminate-beta-galactosamide-alpha-2,3-sialyltransferase 2-like produces the protein MNVFNRLRRHYIILFLSLMTICLLVYIKTSQNMALKRLCSCKTCVMDFMEDEWVVYHFNLKVPPMLNRKNSELHQDIYNWWMGLQYSAKKFNYTEVVDQLFSLFPDKEHFSDGGPDRCRTCAVVGNSRNLLGSHYGSLIDIHDVVFRINEGPTKGYERDVGSKTTHRILYPESAVDLDDSTHLVLFPFKIMDMKWLISSFTTRNITRTYIPVKPFIHANKHKVMILHPGFINYVHERWLQRYGRYPSTGFVTLILALHVCDEVNVFGFGASSDGTWHHYFDETNNHYNGGPHVGDFENKTVHQLLQRKKISLYKGLR, from the exons ATGAATGTCTTCAACAGACTGCGACGTCACTACATCATCTTATTTCTGAGTTTAATGACAATCTGTTTACTTGTCTATATCAAAACCTCACAAAACATGGCCTTGAAAAGGTTGTGTTCTTGTAAGACTTGTGTAATGGACTTTATGGAGGATGAGTGGGTCGTTTATCATTTCAACCTCAAGGTTCCACCTATGCTCAACAGGAAAAACAGTGAGCTACACCAAGACATCTACAATTGGTGGATG GGTCTGCAATATTCAGCAAAAAAATTCAACTACACAGAAGTTGTGGACCAGCTGTTTTCACTTTTCCCAGATAAAGAACACTTCTCAGATGGTGGTCCAGATCGCTGCAGAACCTGTGCTGTGGTGGGGAATTCTAGGAACCTCCTGGGATCCCATTATGGGTCTCTCATAGATATCCATGATGTTGTCTTTAG GATAAATGAGGGTCCAACAAAAGGCTATGAAAGGGATGTAGGTTCTAAGACCACTCACCGGATTCTTTATCCTGAGAGCGCTGTGGATTTGGACGACTCCACTCACCTGGTGCTTTTTCCTTTTAAAATCATGGACATGAAGTGGCTCATAAGTTCCTTCACCACCAGAAACATCACACG CACATACATCCCAGTGAAACCTTTCATACATGCAAATAAGCATAAG GTGATGATTCTCCATCCTGGATTTATAAATTATGTCCATGAGAGATGGTTGCAACGTTATGGCAGATATCCATCCACTGGCTTTGTTACATTAATCTTAGCCTTGCACGTCTGTGATGAG GTGAATGTTTTTGGATTTGGAGCTTCAAGTGATGGAACGTGGCACCATTACTTTGATGAAACTAATAATCACTATAATGGAGGCCCTCATGTTGGAGactttgaaaacaaaacagtGCATCAACTTCTTCAGAGAAAAAAGATTTCATTGTATAAAGGATTAAGATAA
- the crha gene encoding corticoliberin-1: MKLHVLLVVSVGVIVSRSVSARIPTVTQMPLLMRLGEEYFIRLDNAPDRRPPPRTEALQLQLTQRLLGSKVGSVGNRITDSQEERDRRSEDPAISLDLTFHLLREVLQMARAEQLAQRAISNRKMMDFFGK, translated from the coding sequence ATGAAGCTGCACGTGCTGCTTGTGGTATCTGTGGGTGTGATCGTCTCGCGCTCTGTGTCCGCTCGCATACCTACAGTCACGCAGATGCCGCTATTGATGCGCTTAGGAGAGGAATATTTCATCAGGTTGGACAACGCGCCAGACCGGAGACCACCGCCGCGCACCGAGGCTCTTCAGCTGCAGCTTACGCAGAGGCTGTTAGGAAGTAAAGTCGGGAGTGTCGGTAACAGAATCACGGACAGCCAGGAAGAGCGTGACCGCCGTTCCGAGGATCCGGCCATCTCTCTGGATCTGACGTTCCACCTGTTGCGCGAGGTGCTACAGATGGCACGAGCCGAGCAACTTGCGCAGCGCGCAATCAGCAATCGCAAGATGATGGACTTTTTCGGGAAATAA
- the trim55a gene encoding tripartite motif-containing protein 55a isoform X2, with protein MSVSLDYTFHRKRETMESLERQLICPICLEIFTKPVVILPCQHNLCRKCANDIFQASNPYLPTRGGSSLGSGGRFRCPSCRHEVVLDRHGVYGLQRNLLVENIIDMYKQETSSTKPEPALKNEELICEEHQDEKINIYCVTCSVPTCSLCKVFGRHQSCEVAPLKSVFETQKTELSDGLSVLLGNNDRIQGIISQLEESCRSVEENGRRQKSRVCEWFDRLYALVEERRGELTLKINAEQQEKLDYISGLQRKYREHLDNSAKLVETGIQTMEESEMATFLQNAKPLLQQIEEGKNVSHLEKVERGYENMDHFTANFKKEKKAILKIEFTKDDDDDDDSEEDDDDDDDTDEETPGETVKPETQATKASTPTSAPQKKIPVSNSPPLEPESSKISSKSNQSLNITPAETVPSIMPTPAPGHNPSTDTSAQVTASPSQTSEDGPRHVFSFSWLNTPK; from the exons ATGAGCGTGAGTTTGGATTACACGTTCCATAGAAAGCGCGAGACCATGGAAAGTTTGGAGAGGCAGCTGATTTGTCCTATCTGCCTAGAGATCTTCACCAAACCGGTGGTGATCTTACCGTGCCAACACAATCTTTGCCGCAAATGTGCCAACGACATCTTTCAG GCCTCAAACCCCTACTTGCCTACGCGGGGAGGTTCTTCTTTGGGTTCTGGCGGCCGGTTCCGCTGCCCATCCTGTAGGCATGAAGTGGTTCTGGATAGGCATGGAGTGTATGGCCTGCAGAGGAACCTGCTGGTGGAGAACATCATAGATATGTACAAACAAGAAACCAGCAG CACTAAACCAGAGCCAGCTTTGAAGAATGAGGAGTTGATTTGTGAGGAGCATCAGGATGAAAAGATTAATATATACTGCGTGACCTGCTCTGTTCCCACTTGTTCATTATGTAAAGTATTCGGACGTCACCAGTCCTGTGAAGTCGCTCCGCTTAAATCTGTCTTCGAGACTCAAAAA ACAGAGTTGTCAGATGGTTTAAGCGTGTTACTTGGAAACAATGACAGAATTCAGGGCATCATAAGTCAGCTGGAAGAGAGCTGCAGATCTGTGGAG GAAAATGGACGTAGGCAGAAGTCTCGCGTATGTGAGTGGTTTGATCGTCTGTACGCACTGGTGGAGGAGCGCAGAGGGGAACTCACACTGAAGATCAATGCAGAACAACAAGAAAAACTTGATTATATCAGCGGCCTGCAGCGCAA GTACAGAGAGCACCTGGATAATTCTGCCAAATTAGTGGAGACGGGAATTCAGACTATGGAGGAATCTGAGATGGCCACCTTCTTACAG AATGCAAAGCCACTACTACAACA GATAGAAGAAGGCAAAAATGTGTCTCATTTGGAAAAGGTGGAGCGTGGATATGAGAATATGGATCATTTTACGGCAAACTTCAAGAAGGAAAAAAAAGCAATACTCAAAATTGAATTCACAAAGG atgatgatgatgatgatgacagtgaagaagatgatgatgatgatgatgatactGATGAAGAAACACCAGGTGAAACTGTTAAACCCGAGACGCAAGCAACCAAAGCATCTACACCCACCTCTGCTCCGCAGAAAAAAATCCCTGTATCAAACTCCCCACCGCTGGAACCCGAGTCCTCCAAGATATCATCAAAATCAAACCAGTCATTGAATATCACACCAGCAGAGACTGTGCCCTCGATCATGCCCACCCCAGCTCCTGGCCACAACCCTTCCACAGACACAAGTGCTCAA GTAACTGCCAGTCCCAGCCAGACATCGGAGGACGGACCACGGCATGTTTTCTCTTTTTCCTGGTTAAATACGCCAAAATAA
- the trim55a gene encoding tripartite motif-containing protein 55a isoform X1 → MSVSLDYTFHRKRETMESLERQLICPICLEIFTKPVVILPCQHNLCRKCANDIFQASNPYLPTRGGSSLGSGGRFRCPSCRHEVVLDRHGVYGLQRNLLVENIIDMYKQETSSSTKPEPALKNEELICEEHQDEKINIYCVTCSVPTCSLCKVFGRHQSCEVAPLKSVFETQKTELSDGLSVLLGNNDRIQGIISQLEESCRSVEENGRRQKSRVCEWFDRLYALVEERRGELTLKINAEQQEKLDYISGLQRKYREHLDNSAKLVETGIQTMEESEMATFLQNAKPLLQQIEEGKNVSHLEKVERGYENMDHFTANFKKEKKAILKIEFTKDDDDDDDSEEDDDDDDDTDEETPGETVKPETQATKASTPTSAPQKKIPVSNSPPLEPESSKISSKSNQSLNITPAETVPSIMPTPAPGHNPSTDTSAQVTASPSQTSEDGPRHVFSFSWLNTPK, encoded by the exons ATGAGCGTGAGTTTGGATTACACGTTCCATAGAAAGCGCGAGACCATGGAAAGTTTGGAGAGGCAGCTGATTTGTCCTATCTGCCTAGAGATCTTCACCAAACCGGTGGTGATCTTACCGTGCCAACACAATCTTTGCCGCAAATGTGCCAACGACATCTTTCAG GCCTCAAACCCCTACTTGCCTACGCGGGGAGGTTCTTCTTTGGGTTCTGGCGGCCGGTTCCGCTGCCCATCCTGTAGGCATGAAGTGGTTCTGGATAGGCATGGAGTGTATGGCCTGCAGAGGAACCTGCTGGTGGAGAACATCATAGATATGTACAAACAAGAAACCAGCAG CAGCACTAAACCAGAGCCAGCTTTGAAGAATGAGGAGTTGATTTGTGAGGAGCATCAGGATGAAAAGATTAATATATACTGCGTGACCTGCTCTGTTCCCACTTGTTCATTATGTAAAGTATTCGGACGTCACCAGTCCTGTGAAGTCGCTCCGCTTAAATCTGTCTTCGAGACTCAAAAA ACAGAGTTGTCAGATGGTTTAAGCGTGTTACTTGGAAACAATGACAGAATTCAGGGCATCATAAGTCAGCTGGAAGAGAGCTGCAGATCTGTGGAG GAAAATGGACGTAGGCAGAAGTCTCGCGTATGTGAGTGGTTTGATCGTCTGTACGCACTGGTGGAGGAGCGCAGAGGGGAACTCACACTGAAGATCAATGCAGAACAACAAGAAAAACTTGATTATATCAGCGGCCTGCAGCGCAA GTACAGAGAGCACCTGGATAATTCTGCCAAATTAGTGGAGACGGGAATTCAGACTATGGAGGAATCTGAGATGGCCACCTTCTTACAG AATGCAAAGCCACTACTACAACA GATAGAAGAAGGCAAAAATGTGTCTCATTTGGAAAAGGTGGAGCGTGGATATGAGAATATGGATCATTTTACGGCAAACTTCAAGAAGGAAAAAAAAGCAATACTCAAAATTGAATTCACAAAGG atgatgatgatgatgatgacagtgaagaagatgatgatgatgatgatgatactGATGAAGAAACACCAGGTGAAACTGTTAAACCCGAGACGCAAGCAACCAAAGCATCTACACCCACCTCTGCTCCGCAGAAAAAAATCCCTGTATCAAACTCCCCACCGCTGGAACCCGAGTCCTCCAAGATATCATCAAAATCAAACCAGTCATTGAATATCACACCAGCAGAGACTGTGCCCTCGATCATGCCCACCCCAGCTCCTGGCCACAACCCTTCCACAGACACAAGTGCTCAA GTAACTGCCAGTCCCAGCCAGACATCGGAGGACGGACCACGGCATGTTTTCTCTTTTTCCTGGTTAAATACGCCAAAATAA